The window ttaagatcatgggcatgaattaaaaaaaatgcaaaaaaatatatatttttttaaatatttgtttgtcttttattcctaatgtaaaaacaaaatctaTAATCTGATCAATAGAAATTGTTGTATTTTACACCCTAATATAAGTACATGaactattttactattttttttctatttttacaagaatatatggtttacttatttgtatttaatgctTGCGTTtttatgcttatttattttagtgttaACCAATGCTTGTGGAAACTCCCCACTAACCCCATCTGCAAGAATCTCCGCTCTCAACATTGTTGGTGATCTGCTACGAAAAGTTGGGGTAATTCCTGAGATTCCTTTTCGAAGCCTCAATATGCACACCATTAAATAAAACCTTGCGCCTCTTTATCACATACCCCAGTCTGTAAGGGACAGGTGTCCTCACAGTGGGCAGAAGTAATCTCTGTGTGCATTTCCTATATTTACAGGCCTTGGAGTCCAAGCTGGCTGCCTGTAGGAATTTTGCCAAAGATCAGGCAGCGAGGAAAAACTACACAGAAAATGGCAACCTGATTAATAGCAATGCCACCAAGTTCTCTCATTCTCTTCACACAACGTATTTTGATAAAACGTGAGTAAAAGCACTCCCTGCATGGCAGTCGTTGTAGTGTTTTTGGTAATTAGAGTAAAATGTGCTCACAATCAcagattaatattattattactagggTCACCTTTTGATTTGTTGAGACCCAGCCCATTTGTTTGAGTTAATTGTTTATTGATCATTTTGTTTGGTAATATTGATTGTGCCATGCAGGACTATGAATGGCCTGGATCCTGGAGCTTTGAGTGCAATGACATCACAGCGAAATGTATCCCCTCCCGGCATGCTACCACTCAGCGTGTGAAAGCTCCACACCTGCCTccacagtaaaagaaaaaaaacaacacatggaCAGCACGAAATCAAAATGGAAAGGACACTGGGAAACCCtgccactctgtgtgtgtgtgtgatgctgtgtgtgtgtgtgtgtgtgtgtgtgtccggcaGATGCATGTCGGACACGGAGGCACGTATGACTCTGTTGGTTGAACCTGGTTTTTCAGAGCTCTCATTTTTCACTTAGCCGGTTTTGTCTTTACTTGAAGCTAGCCAAATGACAACGGGGCCTAAACAGACCCCTGCTTTTTTTTGGCTTGATTTACAAAGttgttgcacatttttttttttttggggggggttcaAAATTTGTGTGTACACATTCGAACAGCAGCCATGCAAAAGATCAGcgatgcatacagtatatacctctTTAACTGAATTCtgtgtttttgcatttaaaatcacattctaattagggttttttttttctaccgaGAGAGGCGGGTGGTTGACCTGGAATGTACTGTTTCAGCCTTTCAAAACAGCATGGAAAGATCCCCTGCTCTCAGTAATGGTCTTTTAAATTAttcacatgtgtgtgtttcttctcTGTATGCTGCTTCAGCAGGCTGGTTGGATAGCTACTGACATAGAAAACCTCACTCTCCCTATATTAGCTTTAGACAGTTTGTGTAACAATAATATTCGGAAAAAATGTGCTGTTCAGCACATTGCGAAACACCACTATTCTCAGTACTACACGTTTACATTACTCCGACCAGCATCCTATCTTAGAATGGTTATAATGAAGATGATACTGTTTTATCTCTAGAACATTATATGGCTATGTAAACTGGTTATGATCCCGTGTTGTGAGTTGAAGTATATTGGTTGAGGAATTCTTAGTGGCCGTGTTAACCTAATCTCTGTCTCGTGCTTCTTGACGTTGCTGGTGGTTTGACCTTcactgttaatttatttaattcacaGGTCTGTATTTCTGACGGTTGTTTCTGGTTTTCAGTTCAGCTTGGCTGTACCAGCACTTCGTAAACCACACAATGTtggagcactttttttttcttttctttttttttgccccttGGTATTTTATTTCCCACAGTATAGTAAGTTATTAAGCGCACTATTGACTCTGCATTGTCACATGTATATAAgattaaaagcataaaaaatttgCCCAGACAATTTGTACATATCAAGACTGGGTCTTACagcttattaatttatttcaaattccTTATGGCATGTTTTTGAGAGGAAGAGTGAATTTTACATATTGTATATTGTTTCAGAATAATATGATAAAACAGTTGTccaataaagtttaaaatgtcagTATAAAATGTCCACTTTAATTAATGTCCAGAAATCTAATATCTCTTTGCAACTAGTTTATATGAAGctgtgtatattattattattatttttttttttaagacaaagtGTTAACAGCATCACAATCCGAGTCTGTTCTCCATTTCTGCACGCAGTTTATTCTTCTGGATCTAAGGAGGAGAACAAACTTGTATTAATCCCCATCCTCAGCACACACTTGTCTTGTTGTTGCacagatttttaaaacactgaataatGAGCCTTACTTTTCCTGAAGCAGTAAGTGGGAAACTCTCAATGAACATCACATAATGTGGGATTTTGAAGTAGGAGATCTGAAATACAGAAGTAAATAATTTGTGGTCCATTTTGTTTGGTTGTGTGAAAGAATGTGGCCATTCCTGTCACCTGGTCTTTGCAGTAAGCCTTGATCTCCTCCACAGTGCAGTGCTGTCCTTCTGCTACTTTAATGCATGCGCAAACCTGCTCTCCAAGCCTATCGTCTTTCACACCGACCACCTCCAGGTTTCATGCAGttcgggggaaaaaaacagaaagcaatGTTCCAGTTAGTCTTATGTAACTCCTGCGCCTGCTGCCTCCTTGTGGTATAATGAAGCAATATCCAGGCTCACCTGAACCTCTTTCACTTTTGGATGTGTGTAAAGAAACTGTTCGACCTCAGCAGGGAAGATCTTTTCCCCACCACGATTAATCATATCCTTTATGCGTCCCTCAATCTGACAGTAGCCATGTTGATTGATCCTGGCGATATCactagacagagagaaaaaatatatatttttctctatttagggcaattttatttatatatatttttttaccatgcatgtACTTTTCCCTACTTAATATTCACTGTGAACAGTGTGTTCCCAATAGCATGAAAATAGCAGATCTGGCTTAAGCAAAAATCTCACCCTGTCTTGTACCAGCCATCCTCTGAGACGCTTTCCTGTGTTCTCGCAGGCTCGTCCCAGTAGCCCCGCATGACACAGTAACCTCGAATGAGCAGCTCTCCATATTGGCCCAGAGGGACCAGTTGCCCAGACGATGTCTCCACTACCTTAGCCTGAAGAATAGAGATTGGGTGTAAAGTTTATTGCCAGTTTATTACCGACACCAACAAttcttacatttgttttgtttttttactacatCGGATCACCTTATAACCCCTTACTATAAGAGTGTCGGAGCAAAATTGTTGTTTTAGTGGGTACACCGTGCACACTTGTTTGCCACTTTTACACCTGCTATCCTTGCTGGTCCACCTGTGTATATCAAGAGACTACAGTGCTTATTTTTCCTGCAGTGGATATACAGTAGCTGTGGTTTAATGGAAGGGATTTGTGCACACCTGAGCCATGTTTTCCAAGGCAAATTGGACAGGGCAATTTAGTGCAAGCTGGTAAGCTGACAACCTTATTAAATTTAGAATTTGGAATTATAGGCTATGGTATTAAACAACTATTGTGCCAAAGGCATGAACTGGAATAAAAATTCACCTTCTGGCACGTGGCTAGCTGATTATTTCTCCATGGTGGACCGTTTCTCAACCTAGAACTGGAATCGAGGTTGGTTACAAATCAAAGCAACACTGCTCAGCCTGAAATGTTAGCACCATCATTGAACCCAACTCTTGAATCTcatttaaaaatccattttgctGCAGTTGACGGTCTCCCACTGAGCTACAAGATGTTTACGGAGATGACGCCAATGACGAAGGAGAAACTAGCATTGAAGACAAGTAACGTCGTGGTAGAACATCAGCTGAGATAAAGgggatttttttcaaagtgGAATCGAGAGTTGGGTTCAATGATGGTGCAAATACATCCCTCATAATAAAGACTATGTCAAGTAGTACATTTTGATTAAAGGAAGTGTTACTCTAACACCATGTGCAAGTTGTATGACCTATgtcataataaaaaagttatggaCACCTTTGCATTAGTAGAATCCTTGAATCTGGCCCTGCAAGATCATTTTGGAGAAAGAGCAGAAGTAACAAGGACATCATCTCTACCTGATGAAAGGCCCACTTTATATCCATACTTAGAATTAAAGATGCCAGAATAGGTTCTTTAGTGTGATGCCAAAGCAAAATTTATTTGCATGAATATATgaaaagaatatttatttaaaaaaataagttaagcAACTAAGACCACCAGACCTCAGTGTGGTCCATAATATGTCCAACGCTGTCAGTCTTAAGCTCCATGCTGTCGGAAGGAAACCCCATGAATGTGATTGGACTGTTCTCTGTAGTTCCATACGCCACCTGATATTTGACAAGAACAGGTTCATTCAGTGTATTTATGGATGTAGATCCAGCATCAGCAACATCGAATGGCAAACACGTACCGTTATCTCTTTAACCTTCATTTCACTTATCATTCTCCGAGTGACTTCAGGGGGACAGGAGGATCCTCCCATGATACCTGGCAGTTCAACATGCCTGCTTATGTTGTATTGATAATCAttggtttaaatgttaaaaatgactAAACTTTTACCTGTCTCAAGTGAGGAGAGGTTCTTCTTCTCAACATTTCTCTGACTCAGCAGATCAATGTACATTGTTGGAGTACCATAGATAACTGTGcatctgaaaaaataaatacccaGAATAAGTTAGAAATGCAATTAaaggcaataaataaaaaagctgtgGGCTTTGCCAATAGTGAAAATTACGGGcaggttatattttattttatcctacTACACAAATATCAATAAATCCAACTATACTTCTCTTCCTGAATAGCCTCCAAGTTTGCCTGTACATTATAGGCAGCTGAAGGAAAGACCAATGTGATGCCATGTACAGCCATGCACATTCCACCCAAAACTGACCCGAAGCAGTGGTACATGGGCACAGGAATGCAAACTCGCACCTTTGTCTGGAGATAATAGTACGTTATAGAAGATCCACATCAACAATCAACTACACTTTATTGTTCTGAAGTAATATTCAGTAAACTATATCTTAATTTTAAATTGATTCATAAGGAAAGCTCACTCTCCATCTGTAGCCCATGCGCAACCCAATAAAATATGCATTGTTTACAATGTTGTGATGAGACAGAGTGACACCTTTTGGAGTCCCTGTTGTACCCTGTGAAAAGAAAACAGAGACATGCAATGACTTCATGCTTCTGGTGGGAATTATGTGATCTTTGGATCAAAGAATAAAACTCAAACATATACACTACAATTACTACTGGGAACTCAGTCTGtgaaaaaataagttaaaaattaatGCCAGACACAAGActctgtttttacttttttgacaGGATTGGTGTGATGGAAAAATGGCACAAGGAACTAATTTTCATACCAAGGACTTTATGAAGAAGTAGTTCTGATGCTCTCTATTGGAATACAGCTTCAGACAGCATAACACTGCTATTAGATTCTTAAAGCAATCTACCCAATCACCCGACCTCAAGCATGGACTTGTAATGATATTTCTTGTAAATGACGCCATAAAAACGAGTGACACTGacagaagatttcaagca of the Clarias gariepinus isolate MV-2021 ecotype Netherlands chromosome 16, CGAR_prim_01v2, whole genome shotgun sequence genome contains:
- the LOC128544975 gene encoding medium-chain acyl-CoA ligase ACSF2, mitochondrial-like; translated protein: MMPVKLNRSVHDHSPSASTVSYVRGPSSVSPLSLTVGQSLQSTVDKWPDREAVVFFEDGVRKTFSQFQDEVDHLAAGLLALGLKKGDRLGIWGPNTYEWILFQFATAKARIIMVSLNPAYTVNELAFALRKVQCNAVVCPTQFKSQRFYDILGQICPELNTAVTGSIRSARLPDLRNVIVTDTKKPGMLHVDDVMQAAERRHHQQLESLQGIVGPEEPINIQFTSGTTGTPKGVTLSHHNIVNNAYFIGLRMGYRWRTKVRVCIPVPMYHCFGSVLGGMCMAVHGITLVFPSAAYNVQANLEAIQEEKCTVIYGTPTMYIDLLSQRNVEKKNLSSLETGIMGGSSCPPEVTRRMISEMKVKEITVAYGTTENSPITFMGFPSDSMELKTDSVGHIMDHTEAKVVETSSGQLVPLGQYGELLIRGYCVMRGYWDEPARTQESVSEDGWYKTGDIARINQHGYCQIEGRIKDMINRGGEKIFPAEVEQFLYTHPKVKEVQVVGVKDDRLGEQVCACIKVAEGQHCTVEEIKAYCKDQISYFKIPHYVMFIESFPLTASGKIQKNKLRAEMENRLGL